CCCGAAGACGGTCAGGTCGACGGCGGTCAACCGTCGTTTGAGCTTGAACTCGGGGTGGTCGGCATCGGCGAGTGACTGCTCGATGGACTTTGTTCGCCAAATGGACATGAGGGATAGGAAACCATCTCGCCAGGACGGCTCGAAAGAGCGGGGGGTTAACGTTTCAGTCGCGACATCTGAAGGATTTTGCCTCAGAGACTTCGCCCCCGACGTACGCCGGCCAACTGGGCCACTCGCACAACGGCCGGGTGCGACCGGCCCCCGCGTTGCCCTCAGCATCCCGACGCGTTGTGACCTGCGCCATATGTCCTACGCACACATCTTCGCCTGCCCGAGTGGGACCAGCATGGCGATCACCCACACAGGGTCAGGGCCCAGTGTGTCCCCAACATCTA
The sequence above is drawn from the Nocardioides albertanoniae genome and encodes:
- a CDS encoding tannase/feruloyl esterase family alpha/beta hydrolase; translated protein: MAQVTTRRDAEGNAGAGRTRPLCEWPSWPAYVGGEVSEAKSFRCRD